From the genome of Carassius auratus strain Wakin chromosome 24, ASM336829v1, whole genome shotgun sequence:
GGCGTGCAAAGGTCAAATCTTCCATAAGTCATGAGAAGCATCAGGAACAGCTGATGTAAGGAGAGACAGACGCTCTTCTGAAACAATCCTGCTGCGCCTCGCACCTCAGACGTAATGAGTTCATTCAGAGGAGATGAACCTCAGCCTGCTGTGTTACACATGAATTTACTCCAGAGGAAAGAGGGAGAAAGAATAagagatagagaaagaaagaattgAGCGAGAAATGAATGCTACCGAACAGCACCATTAGAATGGAAAGATGCATAGATGCATGACTGCAGTCTGTCGTCCAAGCAAGTGAAAATCTACAGATAGTCAAGAAAGAGTTGCGATTAAACGTTATTTTGATAAGCAACTAATCTGGTAATAATCCATTCAATTAATCTTAAAAagtagttttattcattttttatcaacaatttctttatatatattttaatatattttaattttatttattggctcaattgcacagttttttttttcaatagcatttaaatacatttacattgtaatttagtagatgcttttatccaaagcaacttacaaatgaggacaagtgaaataaaaattaaatgaataataataaaaataaataaataaaaaagttataaattcCAATTAGAATTTTTAGCAATTGCTTTtggaaattacttatttttaaatattaaaattcaccATAACTTGTCATGCATTGTTCATGttacatacataaataacatGGATTCATATTAAAGAGCTGTTTTATTACTTGTCCAAATGTTCAAAATTTATTATCTACTAGATTTTTGTCCGGTTTAACAAACCACACAGACTTGCATTGAATGAAAAACTGAAGCCGTATTAtatcttttaatattataaatatgaatacattttgtaaGTTTGGGGGCAGGAATATCAAGGATTTTAAGTAATTGCATTAAGATATGTTAAAATCCACATTCACAATTTTTTTGCAATTGTTttccaaaacacattttttattttaagcataaaaattCAGTGTAACTTGTCTGCCTTTATTGTAAACttattattttcttcataaaaaaaacaatcacagaaCAAGAGATTTGAGCTTTCTATTGACATAAATGACAAAAAGAACCAAATCAAGAAGCTATCTTAAAACCATAGAGAAATTTCCAGGATGTGCAGTATTTCTGGACAGGCCGTGTAAAGGTGAACCTGTATGTCATAGAGTTAAAGTCACCTCTTagtaaattagaataataaatgTGGCTGACATTCCAATCTTTGAGGGTCACACTGAATCAGTTCAACTCTTTAGTCACACAATTTCTAGATAAGACTAATGGAAGAGCAGTCCTGCCAATCTTAATATCTTACCCTGGGGGGAAGAAAACCCACAGACCTCTGCTTAACATAAGATCAGACTGGTCCTCTCCAACCTCACTTAAAGCTGCATTACTTTACTTGCCTTTTTAATTAAGTGCACAGTGCACACACAACTCATCAGCCTGGAACAAGCACAATTCCACAAATTCCATTTTCTAAATGTGTCTTTGACTTAAATCAATAGTTCACCAAGTACATTAACAGCAAATTCGACTCGTACACTATATTCCAGgtgtattcattcaaaaacatttgcaTCCAGTTAATAGGATCAGTGAGTTTAACCAGAGATACTGATGCGTCTGATTTGTTTACTTAATCCTTCAGTGATGTTTggacatctttaaatgtttttttttttttttttacttcattgaaATGGTACAAAACTTCCTATTGGCACTTGATTTGTGCACACACAAAATTCTTGGTCATACAAAAGTTTAAAAGgtcttgaaaaaaatatttacacttgTTTTGGAAACGAATGGGAAGCAAATTTCATCCAATGGTACTGCGCccaaacaaaatcttactgaaagcTCATTTTTTAAAGAGATCAACCTCCAATTTGGAACAACTTCTTTAGACTTATACCTTTGTTTTTTTATGCAGTGTAATGCATGATTTAGAAAATATGCATttcatataaaattttatttttgtgaacattttaaaataataaatttagaaatgtaaaataaatttaatttctcTTTTATAATCTGCCaagtgtcttctttaaaaagagatcaAACTTAAGTCTGCGATTCAAAGCATTCAAGATTCATGACAGTTTAAGTTGGTCATTTCATTTGAGGTCTATGCTCAAAAAATCTTTAATGGTTATAAATGAATCACTATTACGTATTATTTATATTCCCTTATAACcccaaaatgttaaattaaaaacattattggataaaacattattgataaaatattgtacatttaatttcACTTAGTACTTTAGAGGACTTAGTAGTGCACAAGTCATTCACGCtactctataaaaaaaataaaaataaaaaacacgttCAAAAGACCTGCTTCATGCATCATGATTTGGACTGATATGTTTCTCAAGTTCAAGTAAAGGACACCATTATTAGTGAATTATAATACACTGATGTCTAATTTAATATGGTCCAATATAGTATATACTTAGCATATAGTGCATGAGACATTTATGCTACTTATATTGTGCTACTTCAGTCATGATCACtatgaaaaaaaactattttaaattttttatttcggTCATTCTGTTTGTCCATTGACTCTGTCTCGCTGGTGAAGGGTTAAACTCTCTCTGTGGGACATCTGATGACAAGTAGGCAGGTTTTGGCATGCCACATTCTGCCATCCCAACATGCCATGTTCAGACTGGTTACTTCTCAGCTAGGAGGGGGGTTCTCTCACCTGCAACCCCTCACAGGACCTGCCGAATATGCCCCCTCGAGCTGCCCAAGCGCACAATAACACACTAATAGAACATTAAGGATTCACTGGAGCACAGTTATACGGTGGATATTTATAGCAGCCGGTGCCTGGTGCTGACGTCAGGACTAATGCCATGCGGTTCTCCCCTCCCTTCCTCACACAGGGTGATTAATGAGGAGCCGCTCACTATACAGAACATCACAGTCTACTGGAGTCTCCCTGTTTAACACAGCCGGTCGCACCAGCATACAGCTGAGTCCAAATATCATTCAGTTTCATCATTCATTTTCCTGCCGTTCCCTTTCAGAATGCCACAATGATGGGATTTATGTGTCTGACGTTTGTGTGAAATCTGTTCGGGATACATTAAGATTGGTATGGATTAGGATGGTTTACTGACGGTTTAAGACGGTGAAAAATGTACATCCTTACTAACAAATGTTAAAGTTTAGGTACTGAATgtgatttgaataaaataaaataaaataatgagttTGGCCAAGAAATACATAGTTTAGACAGACGTATGCTATCTTGCATATttcataaaaaacttttttatttttagcaatgatGCATTACATTGTTTAATGGTCATAGTAAAGACtttttcattgttaaaaaaaaatgcatatatttttttaaatagatgctgTGAAATCCTGAAAagtaacacaaaaataataataatgataataattgtttataataaattgttttctaCACTGATAATAACATAAATGTTAATTGAGCACCAAACTAGCATATTAAATGACATCTGAAGTCATGTGACAGTGGAGTAATGGATGCTAAAGATTCAACTTtgtcatcaaaggaataaattgcattataaaaCCTGAACTGGTATTACATCTCATGCTTCAGATTACAAAATTCTGAAAATACAATGCCTTTTGACTAAATACAGGCGTGAAAAGCCTATACTTTAGCCAATCCACACAATTTTTtctataaaatatgattttcaagaaTGACACCACAATCTGGTGACAGGCTGAGCATTTATacttataaaaataaactgtaaggCCACTTCTTTTCATGAGCCATTTCCTGTATAGGTTTCCTGAGTCGCCATATGCTCTCACATATATAGTTTcatgaaaaactttaaacatcTTTGGAACTttttcattccacaaaaggttctttatagtggaaaaaaagtgcttttggaaaccaaaaacaaaaacaacaaaacaaataggTTCGTAGCAGTCAAAACCTAAATTTGAAACCTATACCAATAATAGTTATTTGATaagtatataaattacattttaaggttCTCCTATCATCATATTGGTTCTTTAGCTCTTAAAAGAAACAGAAGGTCTACTAAATAACTAGATTGTGAAACTTCTTAGCAGGGTTTAAATGTGTTCTCCTATGGTTTTTGTGACCTAAAAGCCTTTGACTCCAGCTGGAACCTTCATTTTTGAGAGCGTGGCCTTTCAGCAGTGAGAAGCCTGCTGTGATCTGTAATAGAAGTGTTGGTTTGACACCATTGCTCCTAAACAAATCAATAATCCTATCTAGGCCTGCCAGCTGTGCATATGAGTGTAAAACACATGCACAAAGCACTTTATGTGACATAATCACTGCATAATTCCTGCTAACAGAGCATGACCATTCACCAAGCTTCACTTTAAAGTGCTTTTAGATAACAGCTGGTAAAGAATTTCGCGAAAGCAGTTAACGCAGAACCAGCATTGATTGATCGAGAGCAGATATCGGCCCGTACTGATTGATGGaggtgtgagtgagtgagtgagtgtgtgattcCCTCCAAACCTGATGGCGGTCTTCTCCATGGCATCAGGACTTTCGACAGAGGGCAGGTCATCAGCTAGAATCTCCTCCGGGCTCCGCGGGTCAATCAGGATACCCCGCTTGTCTTTGTCCTTGATCCCGATGCCTGCTGTGATGGCGTTCCACAAAGCATTCTGGGACTTGGAACCTGATGCAACAATCAGAGATCAAAAGCTCAGAGGGGTGCAGATGACAGAATGCAAGACCAGggcagagagagaaatagaggtaGAAAGACAAAGGCAGAGAAACAATTCTTGCCTGTTTCCTGTTTTGCAAACATGCAGTCAATGGGGTAAAGGTGTAGCTGGTCAGTCACATGATGTTAATGCTTAAGTGACTGGGTTGAATAAATATTTCCATTACTGAGTGCCTGTTGGCAAAGATGGCAGGATGCAGGTTGCATACTTTTAGAGACAACCTGGATGATTTCTAACACCTCTCACTGCTGTTATGATTACAGATGAGTGTGTTTGATCAATGGAGACTGTGAACTTTTGTGTGTCACCCTCATACATGTTTTCTCACTGAGGCAGGAAACAATTTTAAAGTAAAAGGGAAGTCAACAACAAAGTTGCAATTTGATTCCACATACTCACGTGCGAATCGTGCCAGAGGTCTCGCACTGCTCTCTCCGGTTTCATTCGCCACTGTGGAGAGAAAGAACGAAACGTGTAGACCTTTCTTCAACAATCACGATGACTCACCAGAAATCATTTTTCTCGCCACAAATCTCAAGCTTTTTTCAGAATCGGTCATGAAAGTACGAAAATTACTTCTAAATCAATGCTGTTGTTTATGTTGTTTACCTGATACACATTCCTGCACCGTGCATTAAAATTAAGGATAAATGATTACACTCAGTTTGACATTTGCATATCGCTCATGAATATGCAAAGGATATGGTAATACAATAACAGTAGAGTAAATGTATAGATATATACACAATACAAGGGTggaatatttaagtattttgccATTTGTCAAAAATGATAGAGTATGgaagccactgaataaaaaataaataaacgtaatTGTGACTCATCTCACAATTCCAACTTTTCTTTCTCGGAATCGAGTGATCAAAacacaattgcgagttataaagtcagaatcgcaAGATATAAAGCCAGAATAGCAGGGCAGAAACTCTCAATTCTGACATTATTGcatgcaattgtgagtttatatgtTTGATAAAAAGGCGCAATtacctttctttattttttattcagtggcagaaattgGCTCCCATACTGGCAGATGAGAATGAGAAATGAGGAGAAAAGGAATTCTTTTGGAAAGATAAATCATAAATTAAATCTCTGTTGTTTTTCCTAAACATAACTTACTGAAACTCCCGAAGTCTGCTTCAAATCAAAGGCTTCTCATAAGAAAC
Proteins encoded in this window:
- the LOC113042776 gene encoding calcium/calmodulin-dependent 3',5'-cyclic nucleotide phosphodiesterase 1C-like gives rise to the protein MSELSSKKQGFKKCRSATFSIDGFSFTIVANETGESSARPLARFARSKSQNALWNAITAGIGIKDKDKRGILIDPRSPEEILADDLPSVESPDAMEKTAIRFGGNHTLTHSLTPPSISTGRYLLSINQCWFCVNCFREILYQLLSKSTLK